A region from the Beduinella massiliensis genome encodes:
- a CDS encoding substrate-binding domain-containing protein: MSSQEKPTMKTIADKLGISIGTVDRALKNRGRINENTRQQVLEMADKLGYRPNVLASTLSRSQKVHVIALYPAKNEVFFNEISTGMSAALRELSNYGVTLERMHTIRHSLLSQKQILTQLAERMESWDALILAAAHPTALNEQINAFVEAGKTVITINSDAVASKRLFFVGQDQFSSGRVAANIMGEFLHGEGKVALFTGFRDVWGHEERLNGFIRVTRERYPGLLLVGPYEYQDEEFTMRDLLGEVFSAHPDLAGIYGTTSVALSAAAGYLVEHGLQERVRLVGFDTDDEIAQFIREGVIDASILQDPFSQGYYSLKLLARHLMQAWEPSQSSYFTRMEILLRENAHGNEQPNFF; encoded by the coding sequence CATCGCGGACAAGCTGGGCATCTCGATCGGCACGGTCGACCGCGCGCTGAAGAACCGCGGACGCATCAACGAAAATACGCGCCAGCAGGTTTTGGAAATGGCGGATAAGCTGGGATACCGGCCAAACGTCCTGGCCAGCACGCTTTCGCGCAGCCAGAAGGTGCACGTGATCGCCCTGTATCCGGCGAAAAACGAGGTTTTCTTTAACGAGATTTCCACGGGTATGAGCGCCGCCCTGCGGGAACTGTCGAATTATGGGGTGACGCTGGAGCGAATGCACACCATCCGTCACAGCCTGCTCAGCCAGAAGCAGATTTTGACGCAGCTTGCGGAACGGATGGAGAGCTGGGATGCGCTGATCCTCGCGGCCGCACATCCGACGGCGCTGAACGAACAGATCAACGCCTTTGTGGAAGCGGGGAAGACGGTCATCACGATCAATTCCGACGCGGTCGCGAGCAAGCGCCTTTTTTTCGTAGGGCAGGATCAGTTCAGTTCCGGGCGCGTCGCCGCCAACATCATGGGCGAGTTCCTGCATGGCGAGGGCAAGGTGGCGCTCTTCACCGGCTTCCGCGACGTGTGGGGGCATGAGGAGCGGCTGAACGGATTTATCCGCGTGACGCGCGAGCGCTATCCCGGCCTGCTGCTCGTGGGGCCCTATGAGTATCAGGACGAGGAGTTTACGATGCGCGATCTGTTGGGCGAGGTGTTCAGCGCGCATCCTGACCTCGCGGGCATTTATGGGACGACGTCCGTGGCGCTTTCGGCGGCGGCCGGCTACCTGGTGGAGCACGGCCTTCAGGAGCGCGTGCGTCTCGTGGGCTTCGATACGGACGATGAAATCGCCCAGTTTATTCGCGAGGGCGTTATCGACGCGAGCATCCTGCAAGACCCTTTTTCGCAGGGATATTATTCCCTCAAGCTGCTTGCGCGCCATCTGATGCAGGCGTGGGAGCCTTCGCAGTCGAGCTACTTTACGCGCATGGAGATTTTGCTGCGCGAAAACGCGCACGGGAA